The following are from one region of the Paenibacillus sp. KS-LC4 genome:
- a CDS encoding response regulator, translating to MRFFIIDDDPAVRSMLEQMIEDEDLGIVVGEAEDGAYVDHTLLTLKQVDIVLIDLLMPIRDGIETVRAITSSFKGKIIMLSQVESKDMIGKAYSFGIEHYITKPVNRLEFISVIRKVSELLRLHQSLRDIQKSLSSLGIGGALTEQEAASPDKSITTCGNYVLSDLGLIGESGCKDLLEMLDYLFRYDREHPLEQGFPPLQETYQQLAQKKLGPGASASDLKKEVKAAEQRVRRTVNQALTHLASLGLLDYANPKFEQYANKFFDLSDIRKRMKDLESEEADSASLIRQNTKKFIQVLYFEAKKLMSQR from the coding sequence ATGCGTTTCTTTATTATTGATGATGACCCGGCCGTACGCTCCATGCTGGAGCAAATGATCGAGGATGAGGATTTAGGAATTGTTGTCGGCGAAGCGGAAGACGGGGCGTATGTCGATCATACTTTGCTCACCCTCAAGCAGGTGGATATCGTGCTGATTGATTTGCTGATGCCCATTCGAGACGGCATAGAAACCGTTCGAGCCATCACAAGCAGCTTCAAGGGAAAAATCATCATGCTATCTCAAGTGGAATCCAAGGATATGATCGGCAAAGCCTATTCCTTCGGAATTGAACACTATATTACCAAGCCCGTCAATCGTTTGGAATTTATATCGGTTATTCGCAAAGTTTCCGAGCTGCTGCGTCTTCATCAATCGCTTCGGGATATTCAAAAATCGCTCAGCTCCCTTGGCATAGGCGGCGCATTAACAGAGCAAGAGGCGGCCTCTCCTGATAAAAGCATCACCACCTGCGGTAACTACGTTTTATCGGACCTTGGTCTAATCGGCGAATCCGGCTGCAAGGATCTACTGGAGATGCTCGACTACTTGTTCCGTTATGATCGCGAGCATCCATTGGAGCAGGGCTTTCCTCCGCTTCAAGAAACGTACCAGCAGCTTGCCCAGAAAAAGCTAGGCCCCGGCGCTTCGGCATCCGACTTGAAGAAAGAGGTCAAAGCCGCCGAGCAGCGGGTTAGGCGGACGGTCAATCAGGCATTGACCCACTTGGCCTCTTTAGGGTTGCTTGATTATGCGAATCCCAAGTTCGAGCAATACGCGAACAAGTTTTTTGATTTGAGCGATATCCGCAAACGAATGAAGGATTTGGAGAGTGAGGAAGCTGATTCAGCCAGCTTGATTAGGCAAAACACCAAAAAATTTATTCAAGTGCTTTATTTTGAAGCTAAAAAGCTAATGAGTCAGCGGTAA
- a CDS encoding sensor histidine kinase: MTVTSYKKGGWNAALRDKWLLLLLMVVSVPLAGELNFYPFHNDFRVSLGTPTFFLFLLWLRFPSPFVSGLLVGAAVTFFRTGLEVAIEPARSWDAAFLHHYPVFFYYLIYAAAFGAVRLNRYHNRPIILGLLGVTIEIAASLTELLMRYSVTEQVVSFSTWNQILLIGVFRSFFVLSLFNLVMLRQSRAAEELTRKENEKMLLLISELYEESIQLKKTLHNAENIARDSYGLYQSLKAEHPAPLEELAQKALQIAGQVHDIKKDNQRIYAGLSGLITHESEYMRVEALVDIVLRSNEKYARSLGKQIDFSLHMEGVFPLCHVYVSLSLLNNLVVNAVEALNETGMIRIKVTREQESVVFSVADTGPGIAPKYREKIFMPGYTTKYDEAGTPSTGIGLAYVKQETERLLGTVRVQAGSDEEDTIFTITLPVSQIGKEE; encoded by the coding sequence ATGACTGTTACGTCATACAAGAAAGGGGGCTGGAATGCAGCATTGAGGGACAAATGGCTTTTGCTGCTGCTCATGGTTGTTTCGGTGCCGCTTGCGGGGGAATTGAATTTTTATCCGTTTCATAATGATTTTCGGGTCAGTCTGGGAACGCCAACCTTCTTTCTGTTTTTACTATGGCTAAGGTTTCCTTCCCCCTTCGTCTCCGGCCTGCTTGTCGGCGCTGCGGTTACCTTTTTTCGCACGGGGCTTGAGGTGGCTATCGAACCAGCAAGAAGCTGGGACGCTGCTTTTCTGCACCATTATCCGGTATTTTTCTACTATTTGATCTATGCGGCTGCATTTGGAGCTGTACGACTGAATCGCTATCATAATCGCCCCATTATTCTCGGCTTATTAGGGGTGACCATTGAAATTGCCGCATCGCTCACAGAGCTGCTGATGCGCTATTCGGTTACGGAGCAGGTCGTGAGCTTCTCCACTTGGAATCAAATTTTGCTCATCGGGGTTTTCCGAAGCTTCTTTGTGCTTTCCTTATTCAATCTCGTCATGCTAAGGCAGTCGAGGGCGGCCGAGGAGCTGACGCGCAAGGAAAATGAGAAGATGCTGCTGCTCATCTCGGAGCTGTATGAGGAATCCATTCAATTGAAGAAAACGCTGCACAATGCCGAGAATATCGCTCGGGACAGCTATGGGCTCTATCAATCGTTAAAGGCTGAACATCCCGCGCCGCTTGAAGAGCTGGCTCAAAAGGCGCTGCAAATTGCGGGACAGGTTCATGATATCAAAAAGGACAACCAACGCATTTACGCCGGACTGTCCGGCTTGATCACGCACGAAAGCGAATATATGCGGGTAGAAGCATTAGTCGATATTGTTCTACGCTCCAATGAGAAATATGCCCGCTCGCTCGGCAAGCAAATCGATTTCTCCCTGCACATGGAGGGAGTCTTTCCCTTGTGTCACGTATACGTTTCATTGTCCTTGCTCAATAACCTGGTCGTGAATGCCGTTGAAGCCTTGAATGAAACAGGCATGATTCGGATCAAAGTTACGCGGGAGCAGGAGTCTGTTGTTTTTAGCGTAGCCGATACTGGCCCGGGCATTGCACCCAAGTATCGAGAGAAAATCTTTATGCCCGGCTATACAACGAAATATGATGAAGCCGGCACTCCCTCTACGGGCATTGGCCTTGCTTACGTCAAGCAGGAGACAGAGCGTCTGCTCGGAACCGTCCGGGTTCAGGCTGGCAGCGATGAGGAGGATACTATTTTCACAATTACGCTGCCTGTGAGTCAAATAGGAAAGGAGGAGTAG
- a CDS encoding cation:dicarboxylase symporter family transporter yields the protein MKKFGLAFQILAGLILGVAVGAIFYGNPTIESYLKPAGDIFIRLIKMIVVPIVVSSLVVGIAGVGDIKKLGRLGGKTILYFEIVTTAAIVFGLIIANLFQPGAGVHMDSLAKSDITKYVEATKEVTSHSFMDTFVNIVPKNIFESLVAGDMLAIIFFSVFLGLGIAAIGEKGKPVLAFFQGLAESMFWVTNQIMKFAPIGVFGLIGMTVSKFGIASLIPLGKLVLAVYVGMFLFVVLILGLIAKLCGTKLMSFILILKDELILAYSTASSETALPKMMEKMEKFGVPKAITSFVVPTGYSFNLDGSTLYQAITAMFIAQMYGIHMPISSQIMLVLVLMLTSKGIAGVPGASFVVLLATLGSVGIPLEGLAFIAGIDRILDMARTVVNVIGNSVATVVMAKWEKQYDQNKGQQYLETLKKSS from the coding sequence ATGAAAAAATTTGGATTGGCTTTTCAAATTTTAGCCGGCCTTATTTTAGGGGTTGCTGTAGGAGCCATCTTTTATGGCAATCCAACCATCGAAAGCTATTTGAAGCCAGCGGGAGATATTTTTATTCGATTGATCAAAATGATTGTCGTTCCGATTGTCGTATCCTCCTTGGTTGTCGGAATAGCTGGGGTAGGAGATATTAAAAAGCTTGGCAGACTAGGCGGGAAAACGATTCTTTATTTTGAAATCGTGACGACAGCCGCTATCGTTTTTGGCCTCATCATCGCAAATCTGTTCCAGCCTGGAGCTGGGGTTCATATGGATTCTCTGGCGAAATCGGACATTACGAAATACGTGGAGGCGACGAAGGAGGTAACCAGTCATAGCTTTATGGACACCTTCGTCAATATTGTTCCGAAAAACATTTTCGAATCCTTAGTTGCCGGCGATATGCTCGCTATTATATTCTTTTCCGTATTTTTAGGCTTGGGGATTGCTGCTATTGGGGAAAAAGGAAAGCCGGTGCTGGCTTTTTTCCAAGGCCTAGCTGAATCCATGTTTTGGGTCACGAATCAAATTATGAAGTTTGCTCCCATCGGCGTATTTGGCTTAATCGGCATGACGGTATCCAAGTTTGGCATCGCCTCTCTGATTCCATTGGGGAAGCTGGTACTAGCCGTATATGTTGGAATGTTCCTATTCGTGGTGCTTATTCTTGGCTTAATTGCGAAGCTGTGCGGAACAAAACTGATGTCATTCATTCTCATATTAAAGGATGAGCTCATTTTAGCCTACTCAACAGCAAGCTCTGAAACCGCACTTCCTAAGATGATGGAGAAAATGGAGAAGTTTGGTGTGCCGAAAGCCATCACCTCCTTTGTCGTACCGACGGGCTATTCGTTTAATTTGGACGGCTCGACCTTATATCAAGCGATTACGGCGATGTTTATTGCCCAGATGTACGGCATTCATATGCCAATCAGCTCTCAAATTATGCTGGTGCTTGTTCTGATGCTGACCTCTAAGGGCATTGCTGGAGTGCCGGGTGCCTCGTTCGTCGTATTGCTCGCCACGCTTGGGTCTGTAGGCATCCCGCTTGAAGGCCTTGCTTTCATTGCAGGGATTGACCGGATTCTCGATATGGCTCGTACCGTAGTGAATGTTATCGGAAATTCCGTTGCTACGGTTGTAATGGCGAAATGGGAGAAACAATATGATCAGAATAAGGGACAACAATATTTGGAGACGCTCAAAAAAAGCTCATAA
- the aspA gene encoding aspartate ammonia-lyase codes for MSAHFRIEKDFLGSKEVPEDAYYGIQTLRAVENFPITGYRIHEELIRAMAIVKHAAVAANMEIRQLNPDTGRAIMQAAQEVIDGKWHEQFIVDPIQGGAGTSINMNTNEVIANRAIELLGGTKGDYFKVSPNTHVNMSQSTNDAFPTAIHIAVLVLIEKLLATMEEMLATFRAKAVQFDGIIKMGRTHLQDGVPIRLGQEFEAYSRVLERDIKRIKQTRGHLYEVNMGATAVGTGLNADPRYIKRVVEMLAEISGLPLTNAEHLVDATQNTDAYTEVSAALKVCMINMSKIANDLRLMASGPRAGFGELNLPARQPGSSIMPGKVNPVMAEVVNQVAFQVIGNDHTICLASEAGQLELNVMEPVLVFNLLQSLSMMNQVFKVFRAHCLEEIEANVERCKEYVEKSVGVITALNPHLGYEVVARIAREAILTGRPVRELCLLYNVLTEEELQIILDPYEMTNPGIAGVELLDKR; via the coding sequence ATGTCAGCTCATTTCAGAATCGAAAAGGATTTTCTTGGCTCTAAAGAAGTGCCGGAAGACGCCTACTATGGCATTCAAACGCTGCGAGCAGTGGAAAACTTTCCAATTACCGGCTACCGCATTCATGAAGAGTTAATTCGTGCGATGGCTATCGTTAAGCATGCGGCGGTTGCAGCGAACATGGAGATTAGACAGCTGAACCCGGACACTGGAAGAGCGATTATGCAGGCAGCGCAGGAAGTGATCGACGGCAAATGGCATGAGCAATTTATCGTAGATCCAATACAGGGTGGAGCAGGCACATCCATTAATATGAATACGAATGAGGTCATTGCCAATAGGGCGATCGAGCTGCTCGGAGGAACGAAAGGCGATTATTTTAAAGTCAGCCCCAATACGCATGTGAATATGTCCCAATCGACTAACGATGCCTTCCCAACGGCCATTCATATTGCAGTGCTCGTATTAATTGAGAAGCTGCTGGCGACGATGGAGGAAATGCTGGCGACGTTTCGAGCAAAGGCGGTGCAGTTCGATGGCATTATCAAGATGGGACGGACGCATCTTCAGGATGGTGTACCGATTCGTCTTGGGCAGGAATTTGAGGCATACAGCCGCGTTCTGGAACGCGACATCAAGAGAATTAAACAAACGCGCGGCCATTTGTACGAGGTGAATATGGGGGCAACAGCCGTCGGAACGGGTCTCAATGCCGACCCTCGTTACATTAAGCGCGTCGTGGAAATGCTGGCTGAAATTAGCGGGCTGCCGCTTACGAATGCCGAGCATTTGGTAGACGCTACGCAAAATACGGATGCTTATACAGAGGTGTCCGCTGCGCTCAAAGTATGCATGATTAATATGTCCAAGATTGCCAATGACTTGCGCTTGATGGCTTCCGGGCCGCGTGCCGGATTCGGGGAATTGAATTTGCCCGCCCGTCAGCCGGGCTCGTCCATTATGCCGGGCAAGGTTAATCCGGTCATGGCAGAGGTCGTTAATCAGGTGGCGTTTCAGGTTATCGGCAATGACCACACGATATGCTTGGCATCGGAGGCCGGTCAGCTAGAGCTTAACGTTATGGAGCCTGTGCTTGTATTTAATTTGCTCCAATCGCTCAGCATGATGAATCAAGTGTTCAAGGTTTTCAGAGCTCATTGCTTGGAGGAAATTGAAGCGAATGTGGAGCGCTGCAAAGAGTATGTGGAGAAAAGCGTCGGCGTTATTACTGCGCTCAACCCGCATCTTGGCTATGAGGTTGTAGCGAGAATTGCACGCGAGGCCATTTTGACAGGCCGTCCCGTTCGTGAGCTATGTCTGCTTTATAATGTGCTGACGGAAGAGGAGCTCCAAATCATTCTCGATCCGTATGAGATGACGAACCCGGGAATTGCGGGAGTGGAGCTTTTGGACAAAAGATAA
- a CDS encoding S-layer homology domain-containing protein → MKRYLSLVLAVLLVAGLMPAYNSAYASTALDNWTARTSGSTDTMYGVAYGNGVFVAGGDKIVTSTDGVTWSAVTSPPGFSFLASVSYGGGLFIGVGWSGNLFTSPDGTTWTGQSSGTSSVLRDAVYGNNLYVVVGDNGYILTSTDGVTWTSRASSTSSALNRITYGNGKYVAVGNQGTIVTSTDGINWTSSTSGTTNQLYGAAYGNGVFVATGYEELILTSADGVTWTQRQRIPGTDPMFPAAYAYYRAIYDNGRFIVAGQSGKLLSSSDGINWTSHNIGYSGGLWGLASGAGTYLVTGQQGIIRQTASMTNAAAPSISGQPAVQTANVGDTSPTLSVSASVSDGGTLSYQWYSNTTNSNSGGTPIADATDAEYEAPTASAGTMYYYVVVTNTNNGVNGMQAATATSSPAAVTINALVNAEAPSISGQPADQTANVGDTSPTLSVTASVSDGGTLSYQWYSNTTNSNSGGTPIDDATDAEYEAPTASAGTTYYYVVVTNTNNGVSGVQAASTTSSPAAVTVNALVNAEAPSISGQPADQTANVGDTSPTLSVSASVSDGGTLSYQWYSNTTNSNSGGTPIDDATDAEYEAPTASAGTTYYYVVVTNTNNSVNGVQAASTTSSPAAVSVNALVNAEAPSINGQPADQTANVGDTSPTLSVTASVSDGGTLSYQWYSNTTNSNSGGTVIDDATDAEYEAPTASAGTTYYYVVVTNTNNSVNGTKTAIATSGAAKVTVNTPLTFTVSFDSSGGSSVSSQTVSDNGNATEPSSPTKAGYTFAGWYSDSSFTHAFDFNTTIIENTLLYAKWESAETLLSNLSTDEGALTPAFSAAEFDYHIDVANTVTSLHLALSKGDSNQTLAVTGAQYVSVTDNVYSYYAPNLSIGLNQIQIEVTAENGTAKTYTLSVNRASSENADLSGLALSSGALSPVFTSEATSYNVSVDNSVTSTTATASVSDSQATITVNGTATASGQASEAIALNVGSNVISILVTAQDGTTKLYTVTVTRAGASTSTSGGSGNGATSSPVVIPPTPSPAPIDPKVNAFRSEVINEEALMKAVSDSIAAAKDENVTFSDSSNHWGNKSISIAVKLGIVNGYQDGTFHPNASVTRAEFAAMISRAFALETDSKSSISFNDTASSWASTYINTLAAKGIVMGYVDGSFKPDETISRAEMVAILARLLDFSKLAAGNPASFEDINNDYWAKEVIQQASSAQLIQGVSAQRFEPNTSGSRAEALTIILRALESNSSIKELIQGME, encoded by the coding sequence ATGAAACGTTACTTATCTCTGGTTTTGGCTGTGCTCTTAGTAGCGGGTCTCATGCCCGCGTATAATTCCGCGTATGCGTCTACTGCGCTGGACAACTGGACGGCGAGAACATCAGGCTCTACGGACACGATGTATGGGGTCGCTTACGGCAATGGTGTGTTCGTGGCAGGTGGAGACAAGATCGTCACCTCTACCGACGGCGTAACGTGGAGCGCCGTGACTTCTCCTCCGGGTTTTTCGTTCTTGGCGAGCGTCAGCTACGGTGGCGGCTTGTTTATCGGAGTTGGCTGGTCGGGCAATTTGTTCACTTCTCCGGACGGTACTACGTGGACGGGGCAGAGTTCCGGCACGTCTAGCGTGCTTCGGGATGCCGTATACGGGAACAATTTGTACGTAGTTGTAGGGGATAATGGGTACATTCTAACTTCCACGGATGGCGTAACCTGGACGAGTCGGGCTTCCAGCACCTCGTCTGCGCTTAATCGCATCACTTATGGCAATGGAAAGTATGTGGCCGTAGGTAATCAGGGTACAATTGTCACTTCGACGGACGGGATTAACTGGACAAGCAGCACCTCCGGCACAACTAATCAGCTTTACGGCGCAGCTTACGGCAACGGGGTATTCGTAGCGACGGGGTATGAAGAGCTTATTTTGACTTCTGCGGACGGCGTCACCTGGACGCAGCGTCAAAGAATACCAGGGACAGATCCGATGTTCCCGGCTGCATATGCATATTATCGGGCCATTTATGATAACGGCCGATTTATTGTGGCAGGGCAGTCGGGCAAATTGCTTAGCTCTTCCGATGGCATCAACTGGACGAGTCATAACATCGGTTACTCAGGGGGGTTATGGGGTCTGGCATCTGGCGCTGGCACCTACCTAGTGACCGGTCAGCAAGGGATAATCCGGCAAACAGCGTCAATGACTAACGCCGCAGCGCCGAGCATCAGCGGCCAGCCAGCGGTTCAGACAGCGAACGTTGGGGATACGAGTCCAACGCTATCCGTCAGCGCGTCGGTGAGCGATGGAGGTACGCTGAGCTACCAGTGGTACAGCAATACGACTAATAGCAATAGTGGCGGTACGCCGATTGCCGATGCGACGGACGCCGAGTACGAGGCGCCGACGGCAAGCGCGGGTACAATGTATTACTACGTCGTTGTGACGAATACGAACAATGGCGTGAACGGTATGCAAGCAGCCACGGCCACGAGCAGCCCTGCGGCGGTAACCATAAATGCGCTGGTAAACGCGGAAGCGCCAAGCATCAGCGGCCAGCCAGCGGATCAGACGGCGAACGTTGGGGATACGAGTCCAACGCTATCCGTCACGGCTTCGGTGAGCGATGGAGGTACGCTGAGCTACCAGTGGTACAGCAATACGACTAATAGCAACAGTGGCGGTACGCCGATTGACGATGCGACGGACGCCGAGTACGAGGCGCCGACGGCAAGCGCAGGTACAACGTATTACTACGTTGTCGTGACGAATACGAATAATGGCGTGAGCGGTGTGCAAGCAGCCTCAACCACGAGCAGCCCTGCGGCGGTAACCGTAAATGCGCTGGTAAACGCGGAAGCGCCAAGCATCAGCGGCCAGCCAGCGGATCAGACGGCGAACGTCGGGGATACGAGTCCAACGCTATCCGTCAGCGCGTCGGTGAGCGATGGAGGTACGCTGAGCTACCAGTGGTACAGCAATACGACTAATAGCAACAGTGGCGGTACGCCTATTGACGATGCGACGGACGCCGAGTACGAGGCGCCGACGGCAAGCGCAGGTACAACGTATTACTACGTTGTCGTGACGAATACGAACAATAGCGTGAACGGTGTGCAAGCAGCCTCAACCACGAGCAGCCCTGCGGCGGTATCCGTAAATGCGCTGGTAAACGCGGAAGCGCCAAGCATCAACGGCCAGCCAGCGGATCAGACGGCGAACGTCGGGGATACGAGCCCAACGCTGTCCGTCACGGCTTCGGTGAGCGATGGAGGTACGCTGAGCTACCAGTGGTACAGCAATACGACTAACAGCAACAGTGGCGGTACGGTGATTGACGATGCGACGGACGCCGAGTACGAGGCGCCGACGGCAAGCGCAGGTACAACGTATTACTACGTTGTTGTGACGAATACGAACAATAGCGTAAATGGAACAAAGACGGCGATAGCCACAAGCGGAGCCGCGAAGGTAACGGTAAACACGCCGCTGACCTTTACCGTTAGCTTCGACAGCAGCGGAGGCTCGTCGGTCAGCAGCCAGACGGTGAGTGATAATGGCAATGCGACGGAGCCAAGCTCTCCAACGAAGGCAGGCTATACATTCGCAGGCTGGTACAGCGACAGCAGCTTCACCCATGCTTTCGATTTCAATACAACCATTATTGAAAATACACTGCTATATGCGAAATGGGAGTCGGCAGAGACATTGCTGTCTAACCTGTCAACAGACGAGGGAGCTTTGACCCCGGCATTTTCAGCAGCGGAATTTGACTATCACATTGATGTAGCGAATACCGTCACGAGCCTCCATTTGGCTCTGAGCAAAGGAGACTCGAATCAAACTCTTGCGGTAACGGGCGCACAATATGTGTCGGTAACGGACAATGTATATTCTTATTACGCCCCGAATCTGAGCATTGGATTAAATCAGATTCAAATTGAGGTAACAGCAGAAAATGGTACAGCAAAAACTTATACGCTGTCCGTAAATCGCGCAAGCAGTGAAAATGCCGATCTGAGCGGATTAGCGTTGTCAAGCGGCGCACTATCGCCAGTCTTCACATCCGAAGCTACTTCGTACAACGTTAGTGTAGACAATAGCGTAACCAGTACGACTGCAACGGCAAGCGTATCCGATAGCCAAGCGACAATAACGGTGAATGGTACAGCGACCGCAAGCGGTCAAGCCAGCGAAGCGATTGCTCTTAACGTTGGCAGCAATGTAATCAGCATCCTTGTGACGGCGCAAGACGGCACAACGAAGCTTTACACGGTAACCGTAACGAGGGCGGGAGCATCCACTTCGACTAGTGGCGGCAGTGGGAACGGAGCAACATCAAGCCCCGTCGTTATACCGCCAACGCCAAGTCCGGCTCCAATTGATCCAAAGGTCAATGCTTTCCGTTCAGAGGTCATTAATGAGGAGGCCCTAATGAAAGCTGTCAGCGACTCAATCGCTGCCGCTAAGGACGAGAATGTCACTTTTAGTGACAGCTCCAATCATTGGGGAAATAAGTCGATCTCTATCGCGGTAAAGCTGGGTATTGTTAACGGCTATCAGGATGGCACGTTCCACCCGAACGCTTCGGTGACGAGAGCGGAGTTCGCGGCAATGATTTCCCGTGCCTTTGCACTGGAAACAGATAGCAAGTCGTCCATTTCTTTTAACGATACAGCCTCAAGCTGGGCATCAACCTACATTAACACCTTGGCAGCGAAGGGTATTGTGATGGGATATGTTGATGGAAGCTTCAAACCGGATGAAACGATCTCCCGTGCGGAGATGGTGGCAATATTAGCGCGCCTGCTTGATTTTAGCAAGCTGGCAGCAGGCAACCCAGCCAGCTTTGAGGATATTAACAACGATTATTGGGCGAAGGAAGTTATTCAACAGGCCTCCTCTGCCCAACTGATTCAAGGTGTATCTGCCCAACGATTTGAACCTAATACTAGCGGCTCTCGTGCTGAAGCCTTGACGATCATCCTCCGTGCCTTGGAGAGCAATAGCTCAATTAAGGAATTGATTCAAGGTATGGAATAG
- a CDS encoding NAD-dependent malic enzyme: MSITNGASTYMIFRLQIDKELTSLGDIAAAIERTSGDIVGIDVISSGRTSTVRDITVNVSDQAHSKQIVEALERLQGVKVIHVSDRTFLVHLGGKIEIASKIPVKNRDDLSRVYTPGVAQVCTAIAEQPSKAYSLTIKRNTIAVVSDGTAVLGLGDIGPMAAMPVMEGKAMLFKEFAGVDAFPICLDTKDTEEIIRIVKSIAPAFGGINLEDISSPRCFEIEERLKQELDIPVFHDDQHGTAVVILAGLLNALKITGKQMSDIKVVVNGIGAAGIACSKMLLAAGVRNLIGVDRKGAIHGDKHYDNPHWATFAELTNPNREAGSLPDVIKGADVFIGVSAPNILKVEDVQSMAKDPIVFAMANPVPEIDPELAEPYVRVMATGRSDKPNQINNVLCFPGIFRGALDCRASEINEAMKLAAAQAIASVVTDEELSETYIIPSVFNQKVVERVREAVIEAAYRTGVARKRLRESSKE; the protein is encoded by the coding sequence ATGTCCATCACAAACGGCGCAAGCACGTATATGATATTTCGGCTGCAAATCGACAAGGAGCTCACCTCGCTCGGCGATATCGCCGCTGCGATTGAAAGGACAAGCGGGGACATTGTTGGCATAGACGTTATTTCGTCGGGTCGTACGAGCACCGTCCGCGATATTACCGTCAACGTATCCGATCAGGCACACAGCAAGCAAATTGTTGAAGCACTGGAGAGGCTGCAGGGCGTTAAAGTCATTCATGTTTCCGATCGCACCTTCCTTGTCCACTTGGGCGGGAAAATCGAAATCGCCTCCAAAATACCAGTGAAAAATCGGGATGATTTGTCACGGGTCTATACTCCCGGCGTTGCTCAGGTTTGTACAGCTATTGCTGAGCAGCCGAGCAAGGCGTATTCGCTGACGATCAAACGCAATACGATCGCCGTCGTGTCCGATGGGACGGCTGTACTTGGACTTGGCGACATCGGTCCGATGGCGGCTATGCCTGTCATGGAAGGAAAGGCGATGCTGTTCAAGGAATTTGCGGGAGTGGACGCTTTTCCAATATGTCTGGATACGAAGGACACGGAAGAAATTATCCGTATCGTCAAGTCCATCGCTCCCGCATTCGGAGGCATCAATTTAGAGGATATTTCGTCACCGCGCTGCTTTGAAATCGAGGAGCGTCTGAAACAGGAATTGGATATCCCTGTTTTTCACGATGACCAGCACGGAACGGCTGTCGTTATTTTGGCTGGCCTGCTGAATGCACTCAAAATTACCGGCAAGCAAATGTCGGATATTAAGGTCGTTGTGAATGGTATCGGGGCAGCAGGCATTGCTTGCTCGAAGATGCTTCTAGCCGCAGGCGTGCGCAATTTAATCGGTGTGGACCGCAAAGGCGCCATTCATGGAGACAAGCATTATGACAACCCGCATTGGGCGACGTTTGCCGAGCTAACGAATCCGAATCGGGAAGCGGGCAGCCTTCCCGACGTCATTAAGGGAGCGGATGTATTTATAGGCGTTTCGGCTCCGAATATTCTCAAGGTCGAGGACGTCCAGTCCATGGCGAAGGACCCCATCGTATTTGCCATGGCGAACCCGGTGCCGGAGATCGACCCGGAGCTGGCGGAGCCTTATGTTAGGGTGATGGCAACCGGACGCTCCGACAAGCCGAACCAGATCAACAATGTGCTGTGCTTCCCGGGCATCTTCCGCGGCGCGCTCGATTGCCGGGCGAGTGAAATCAATGAAGCGATGAAGCTTGCGGCCGCACAGGCAATTGCATCGGTTGTGACGGATGAGGAGTTGAGCGAAACGTATATTATACCGAGCGTATTCAATCAGAAGGTAGTAGAAAGAGTAAGAGAGGCAGTTATAGAAGCGGCCTATCGTACGGGCGTTGCCCGCAAAAGATTAAGAGAATCAAGTAAAGAATGA